The sequence TCCATTATTAAGTTGCTCAAAACCAAGACTGTAAAGTAAAACAAAGGGCAAAACGAAAAAGTATAGCAGGTAATCTACCTCCATACCGATCAGACCTTGAATACCAAATATTAAAAGGGTTACCAGGCCCATCAAAATTAAATCGAGGGCTAATGCAAGAGCACGTTCCCACGGATTTGCAAGGCCATATTGGATAGTAACATTTTGTGAGGTGGTTATTTCAATATTCTTCAATTTTTATGTAATTTGGGACGTTCACATTACCCAATGAAGGAGTCCGAATTTATTGAGCAAAATAAGGAAAAATGGCTGGAGTTTGAAAATAATCTCCAGAAAAATGATGTTGATCCCGCAAAGACCAGCAAACTTTTCGTTCAGATTACTGACGATCTTTCTTACGCGCGCACGTTTTATAAGAGCCGCTCCGTTAAACTTTATTTAAATGGCACCGCCAAATTATTATTCAACGATTTAAATAAATCACAAAAGAAAGGATCTGCTGCTTTCATAAAGTTTTGGAAAACCGATCTTCCACTAACTATGTACCATTCGCGCAGAGCCATGCTGATCTCTTTCCTGGTTTTTGTAGCTTGTTTTATTCTTGGAGTGGTAACAAGCATCCAGGATAAAGAGTTTGCAGCTTCAATTTTAAGTAAAGATTATGTAAACATGACCAATGAAAACATTGCGAAGGGCGATGCCATGGGCGTTTACAAAAGAGATAGTGAGATGAAAACCTTTCTTCCTATTCTTTACAATAATTTAAAAGTAGATTTCCTTACTTTTTTCTCCGGCATTTTTATGGCCATAGGTTCTTTGGTAATAATGGTAGTAAATGGGGTAATGGTAGGTGTTTTTCAATATTTTTTTATCGAGAAAGGGTTGTTTTGGGAATCTTTTTTAGGAATCTGGACGCATGGGTCTCTGGAGATTCCGGCAATCATTCTGAGTGGTGGTGCAGGACTGACGCTCGGACGAGGTCTTTTATTTCCCGGAACACATTCACGCTTCCAGGCTTTTAAATTAAGTGGCATGAATGGCCTCAAAATAATTATAGGAGTTGCACCACTTACTTTGTTGGCGGCTTTTATAGAAGGTTTTTTAACCCGTCATACAGATATTCCCGATCTCATCCGTTTTGTTTTTATTTTAATTGCATTTTCATTCGTACTTATTTATTTTTTCATATACCCCCGCAGGGTGGCTAAGTCTCAAAAGGATGAAACTACAGAAACAAAAAGCCTCATTTACAAAGCACCTGTAGTCTTTGATCCTTCCGAAATATATACGGGCGCTAAAATTCTGACCGAGACTTTCCGTTTATTGTTTAGTTATTTTGCTTTCTTTGGACGTTATATTCTTTTGTTCTCTTTGCTCTGCGCCTTTCTTGTAGCCAGTAATCCTTTAAATCTTTTTCATTTTTTTGAAGATTATAGTTTTGCTATGACTAACTTTTTTGATTACGACGAGTTCCCTTTTCTTGGAGTAGCCTCACTTCTCATTTTTGGAATCACTATTACAGCCTCTCTTATTTATCTTAAAAATAAATTAAAACCGAAAGAGAAGGATGGGTCTGCTTCTCAAACGCAGGTCTCCTTAAAATTAGTTGCTTCGGTTTTTTTGAGTCTTGCTCTATATGTCTTTATTATTTTCACAGATATTGATTTTACTTTTACACTGGCGCAAATTTTCTTTCCTTTTATAATCTTTATTTGCTGTGTTTCTAATTACGAAGACATAACTGTGTTGGAAGCTATACAGCGAACCCCGACACTGCTGGCTGGTTCCTGGTCAAAATTTCTCTCGTCGGCAGTGGTGTTTTTTATTCTGAGTATGATCCTTTATTCAACAGCTATGTATGGATTAAAACTCTTATTTATTCAAGACGCTTTGGTCTGGATTTTGACAGACGATGAAACCACAGCCGAGAAAATTTCTATGGGACTTCTGGCATTTCAAAGCTTTTTTAGCTTCCTGTTATATAGTTCATTATCTGTCATTTCAAATAGTCTTTTATATTTCACCGTAAAAGAAACACAGTCGGCCGAACACCTTATTAAAAAAATTAAAACCATAAGCCTGCAAAAATGAAGTTTTACAGATGGATCTTAATTTTTAGTATGGCTGTTCTATCCCTTCAACTGGATGCTCAAAAGGATGCAGCAACACCAATAAGTCAAGAGGAATGGAAAGAGATGTCTGATGGTGTAGACTATACCGAGACTTATAAAGAACAGGAGCAAAATAAGAAGAATGAACAGGTTAAAACAAGCGACTTTAAAACTGATTTTCGCTTTGGAGCTTTTAACTATATTTTTTACATCGTGGTATTTGTTGTTATAGGTCTTTTGATCTATTGGATCTTCAGGAATTTAGGTTCCAATAAAGAAGTGAAACCACTCACGGTAACCATTGATTCCATGACTCATATTGAAGAACATATTCATGAGGTAAATCTTGAAGCTTTGTTAAACGAGGCCGTATTAGCAAAAAATTACAGGATAGCGCTACGACTCAATTTTCTTATTGTCATAAAACTACTTTCGCAAAGAGATAAAATAAACTGGGCTAAAGAAAAAACTAACTGGGAATACCATTCCGAGTTAAAAGAAACGGTTTTAGCTGACCAGTTTAAAGAGATCATTAAAAGTTTTGAAATCTTCTGGTACGGAGAGCACCTGTTAACTGAATTAGATTATCATAACACGGAACCTGCTTACAAGGCTCTGCAAAACCAACTGAAGACAAGATGAGCAGAAGCCTGATAGTTTTTAGTTTGCTCATAGCGCTGCTTATAGGAGTGTTCATTTACTATAAGAATGCTTACTTTCCAAAGTACAATTGGACACCCGATTACAAAATAAATAGTGAACAACCATATGGACTAAAATTAGCCTACACAACGATTAAAAATAACCATTCAACAACCATCATTTACAATCAATCCTATCATTTGCTTGACACAAATAGTTCTAACAGTAATCTTGTTTTTATTGGGGACGACTTTTACATTGATTCTGTCGCCGCCTCCAGCCTCATAAAATACGTGGAGAAGGGAAATAATGTTTTAATCTCGAGTAATTATAGTCCCCTGGAGATTTTGCGCAATTTTATTCCACTACACGATACCATTTATGGTTTCGGGGGAAGAATGGATAGTTTGATAAGTCTTGATTTTAGGGGCGATTCGGTTCCTTTTAAAAAGAAAATAGATTTCCATTATCAGTATTTGAAAGATACTGCAAGTACTTACTGGAGTTACTACGGAAGCAACTATTACAAGGATACCTTAAGTACATACGATTTTGAACCTATTTCTTTTTTAAATGATTCAAACCTCAATGCCTTTTATGTGCGTTGCGGAAAAGGAAAATTTATTCTACACGCGAATCCAGTGTTATTTACCAATTATTACATGGTTGGACAGAATGGTTTTGAGCATGCAAATAACATGCTTTCGAAATTGCATAAGGGCCCTGTGTATTGGGATGATCATACCTCTGTTCAATCAAATAGCAGTCGTAGCGCCCATGTTAATCCTCTGAAATTTTTATTTTCGCATCCCCATTTAAAGTGGGCCTGGTATTTATTTTTAATTACCATTGTTTTATACCTTGTTTTCCGTTCAAAGAGAGAACAGCGCATAATTCCTTTAATGCCCGTAAATACAAATGCTTCTGTGGAATATACAAAAGCTATTGGCACGCTTTATTTTCAAAGCAAGGGGCACACACATATTGCAAACGAAATGTATATTCTTTTTTTATCAGAGATTCGCACCCGCTACAATCTTTCTACCGACATGGCTGAACTCGATCTGGTAGAACTATTAAGTATACGTTCGGGTATAGACAAATCTGTTTTATATAATTTGTTTAAACAGTTTAAATTTATTCGTTCCAGTGAGGACGCAAGTGCTGATGATTTAATAAATCTTCATAACGCTATAGAAAATTACAATAAAAAACGAAAATAATATGAGTATAGAAAATCCATCGTCGGAAGAAAATACACCGGAAAAAGTTGAAATACAGCAGTCAGATTCTTCCGCAGTGCCGATACCTGAGAAACTGGATATAGAATTTGTGCATTCTATTTACGAAAAAACAAAAAGAGAAATTCACAAAGTGATTATTGGCAACGATGATCTCATTCAGCTTATTCTTGCTGCTATGTTTAGCGGGGGTCATATTCTTTTAGAAGGTGTGCCGGGTGTTGCCAAGACTATGATGGCCAAATTAATTTCGCAGTGTTTGCATATCGATTTTAAACGTATTCAGTTTACTCCCGATTTATTGCCTTCCGATTTAATTGGTGTGACGTTGTTTAACATGCAAAAAACAGAATTCACCTTTAAAAAAGGACCTATTTTTTCGAATCTTGTTTTAATTGATGAAATTAATCGCTCGCCGGCAAAGACACAGGCAGCTTTATTTGAAGCGATGGAAGAAAAACAAGTTACTGTTGACGGCGAAACTTATCCTTTAGGCGTTCCCTTCTTTGTAATAGGTACTCAAAATCCAATAGAGCAGGAGGGAACCTATAAGTTACCAGAGGCGCAACTCGACAGGTTTTTATTTAAATTGCACGTTGATTATCCTGATCTTAACAATGAAGTCGCTATCCTGCAACGTTTTAAAGGCGATTTCCAGCAGAAAAAAACAGAGACTGTAAATTCAGTGGTGCACGCGCACGATATTGAAAAGTGTCTTTCTATTATTGAGAAGGTGCATATTAAGGATGAACTCATTACTTATATAGCAACCATTGTTCACCAAACGCGTAATAATGGAAATTTATTTATAGGAGCTTCGCCGCGTGCCTCAATGGCCATTCTTAAAACTTCTAAAGCAATTGCCGCCTTAAAAGGAAGAGATTTTGTAACGCCTGATGATATTCAATTAGTGTGTTATCCTGTATTAAGTCACCGCATTATTTTATCACCCGAAAAAGAAATGGAAGGAATAACTATTCAGCATGTTATTCGTGAAATGATTAAAGAGATTGAAGTGCCGAGATAATGAAAGTTTTTAAAAGTCTATATCTTACCGATAGAGTTTTCTATGCTTTAGGAACATGTATATTTCTGTTCTTCGTTTCATTCGTGTATGCTGTAGTTTTTTACATCGCTCTCTTTTTGCTTTTCGCCTTCTGTATGGCGGTTTTAGCAGATCTGGTTTTTCTTTATAAATCAACGTTGGTTTCCGCAGCAAGAAATGTCGCCAGTGTTTTGTCTTTAAGTGATAAAAACAAAGTGATTTTAACGGTTACCAATCTTTCCGGGCGTTTTATCGATCTTAAAATTATTGATGAAATTCCCTACCAGTTTAACGAAAGGGATTTTAAAGTTCATGTGCGTCTTGAAAAAGAAAAAACAGAAACAATCAATTACCACGTGAAACCCCTGGTTAGGGGAGAATATCTTTTTGGAGATATAAATGTTTTTGTGAAAACAAAAATCGGACTAGTTTACAAAAAGGAAACCACGGAGGCCGAAAAGCTTGTAGCTGTTTATCCATCCATCATCCAGATGAGTCAGCAGGAGCTTGTTGCGATGAATCATCCGTCGTTTGTGCAGGGAGAGAATAAGAACCGGAAATTAGGGCAGAGCTATGAGTTCGACCAGATCAAAGTATATGTTCCGGGTGATGATACGCGACACATAAATTGGAAAGCCAGCAGCACCTTAAATGAGCTCATGGTGAACAATTACGAGGACGAACGTTCGCAACAGATCTATTCTATCATAGACAAAAGTCGTGTTATGAAAATGCCTTTCAATGGTCTTACGCTAATGGATTATGCGATTAATGCAAGCCTGGCTTTTTCAAACATAGTGCTTAAAAAACAGGATAAAGCGGGTCTCATTATTTTTTCAAAAGGCATTGGAGGTTTGCTAAAAGCAGATCGGGGCCCACGCCATTTGAAAAAAATCATGTATGCTTTGTACAAAGAAAAGTACGATTACTCTGAAGCAAATTACGAAGCGCTTTACAGCACAATTCGTAAAACCATTCCCAACCGAAGCTTATTATTTCTGTACACAAATTTTGACAGCATTTATGCTTTGGAAAGAAATATACGCGTACTGCGTTTAATAAATAAAAATCATTTGCTTGTGGTGGTTTTCTTTGAAAACGAGGAGTTAGAGGCGTATACAAAGACTGAAGCCTCAGACTTGCTCGATATTTACCAACTTACCATAGCAAGGAAGTTTATTTTTGAGAAAAGGCAAATTTTTAAAGAATTACAAAAACATGGAATTCAGGCTATAAAATGCACTCCCGAAAATTTATCGGTCTCTGCTATTAATAAATATTTAGAGCTTAAAAACCGGGGACTTATCTAATGTCGGTTAATAAATTCCTAAGAAATCGTCTTTTTTGTTAAAGATGAAAATAATTGGAAATTTTATTTAGCTTTAAACAATCTAAAATTATTATTAACCTAAAAACTCAAACTTATGAATTGGTATTTAATGGTATTAAAAAGATATGCTGAATTTACTGGCAGATCAAGAAGAAAAGAATATTGGATGTTCGTTTTGATAAACTTTATCATCTCCCTGATCCTTGGATTTGTTGGAGGCATGGTAGAATTTATTTATTTGGGCAACATTTATTCTTTGGTAGTGCTTGTTCCAACCATTGCTGTGGGCGTTCGTAGAATGCACGATGTTAACAAAAGCGGATGGTTCTTATTAATTCCTATTTACAATCTAATTCTTGCTTGTACTGAAGGTGATGCTGGTCCAAACAGATTTGGAGCAGATCCTAAAGGTCAGGATTCGTTTAACCAGGAAGCTCTAGACAGCCACCTTGCTAACTAAATTTCTACTGAAATTATAAAAGGACTCTGTAATATACGGGGTCTTTTTTTTTACAAAAATAAATGACTTTCAGGATTTGAAAACACTTTTGTCTGTCTGCTATTTTCAATTTCCCTTTAAAATTTTATTTTAACTTTAAAAGTTATTTAGTTTATTAATCTTGAATTTTTTTTATGAATTGGTATTTAAAAGTAATAAAGCAATACGCCGACTTTAAAGGCAGAGCAAGAAGAAAAGAATTCTGGATGTTTACACTTGTATCCATTCTCATTGGTTTTGCTCTGCAGCTATTAGACTACATGCTAGGAATTCAATTTTCTAGTTTAGGCATGTATGGTCGCGATTATGGACCTCTCTATAGTATTTATTCGTTGGTTATGTTGGTGCCTTCACTGGCTGTTAGCGTAAGGCGTTTGCATGATGTTAATAAATCGGGCTGGTATCTTCTTCTTTGGTTGTTTTTAATCATAGGATGGATTTGGTTACTAGTACTTCATTGTACGGAAGGTACTAAGGGACCAAATAAATATGGCGCTGATCCAAAAAACGGAGAGTCCTTTAACGACGACGCTTTGGACAGTCACCTCACAACTTAATTACTATAAATTTGTAATCATGAATTGGTATTTAAAAGTATTAAAGCAATATGCTGACTTTAAAGGCAGAGCGAGAAGAAAAGAATATTGGATGTTTTTTCTTTTCAATTTTATAATCTGGATGGTCATGGTCGCTGTAAGTATGATTTTGGCCATCACCGGTGGCATGGCCGCTGCGCCGGTGTTAAGCATCCTTTTAGCCATTTATTACCTCGGTATTATAGTACCAGGTCTGGCCGTTACAGTGAGACGGCTCCACGATCAAAACAAGAGTGGAACCTGGTTTTTTTTAGCTTTCTTTCCTTTAATAGGAGGTATTTGGCTTCTTGTGCTTATGTGTACGGAAGGCACTTCAGGTCCGAATCAATATGGTGCTGACCCAAAAAACGGAGAGTCATTTAACGAAGACGCCTTAGATAGCCATCTCAGCACTTAGCCAAACTATTATGAACTGGTATTTAAAAGTATTAAAGCAATATGCCGATTTTAAAGGCAGAGCCAGAAGAAAAGAGTTCTGGATGTTTTTTCTTTTTAATTTATTAATTTGGATGGCATTGCTCGTACTGAGTTCTTTTTTGACAAACGGAAGCGATGAAACCGATACAGTCATCACCTATCTTTTAATCGGCCATTTTTTCATCATGCTGATACCAGGTTTGGCCGTTACAGTTAGGCGCCTGCACGATATGGGCAAAAGTGGCAGTTGGTTTTTTATTTATTTCGTTCCCGTGGTGGGAGGAATATGGTTGCTATCGCTACTATGTACGGATGGCGTGTCAGGTCCAAATCAATATGGCCCCGATCCGAAAAACGAGGTCTCTTTTAACGAAGACGCCTTAGATAGTCATCTCGCAAATTAAGTGAAAAATAAAAAGACCCTGGTTTAGCAGGGTCTTTTTTTTGTTGTGAAGAATGATGTTGTAAACTTTACGATCGTTTATTGGCGATCAGAAGTTTTTTATGAATAAATGCAAGCGTGTAAGCCGGGTTCTGTTTCGTCTTTCTTTTTAAGGAGAAAGGTATATCTACCATTTATCTTTGCGACCTACCCATTGCGGCTCCTTGCTTTCGCAAGAATAAGACGGGTCGCCTTAACTACCGCAACCTATTTGGCCTTTCAACATCCGAGGTTTACCCTGCAAAACTATTACTAATTCTGCCTGTGAGCTCTTACCTCACATTTTCACTATCACCCTGATGCAAAGCGCAAGCACTTGCTTCAAGGCTACCTTGCTTTCTGTGGCACTTTCTGTTACAAAAACATTCCTGCTTTTGCACCCATCCTTTCAAATGGCGGATTACCCTGTGTTGCCCGGACTTTCCTCTATGTAATTTGCATACATAGCGGTAGAACAACTTGCCTTTAAAGATAAGCAAAAAAACTGACGTCGCTGTAAAACGACTTACTCCAAAAGCGTTTTTAAAAGAAATTTATTTTTTGAGACCTTCCCGAGTTACATCACTGATGGTGTAATAGGTGTCTTTCAAAATACTGGACTCAATCTCTTCGCGGCTGCACCATCTCACCTCAGTAATACTTTCTTCTGCCTGGGGAATAAGTTTCTCAGAATAATCGGTGGTCATATAAAACCAATACGATTGTTTTATCGCATAGCCTTTTTTATATTGATAAATATGAAAGGAAGAGGGAAGTTGCTTTTTCAGTGTTAAGTTTTTAATCGCGCACTCCTCTTCACATTCTCGTACGGCTGCTTCTTCAATAGTTTCTCCTTTTTCCAGTTTTCCCTTAGGAAGATCCCATCGGTTGTG is a genomic window of Sphingobacteriaceae bacterium containing:
- a CDS encoding DUF805 domain-containing protein, which gives rise to MNWYLMVLKRYAEFTGRSRRKEYWMFVLINFIISLILGFVGGMVEFIYLGNIYSLVVLVPTIAVGVRRMHDVNKSGWFLLIPIYNLILACTEGDAGPNRFGADPKGQDSFNQEALDSHLAN
- a CDS encoding magnesium chelatase, whose translation is MSIENPSSEENTPEKVEIQQSDSSAVPIPEKLDIEFVHSIYEKTKREIHKVIIGNDDLIQLILAAMFSGGHILLEGVPGVAKTMMAKLISQCLHIDFKRIQFTPDLLPSDLIGVTLFNMQKTEFTFKKGPIFSNLVLIDEINRSPAKTQAALFEAMEEKQVTVDGETYPLGVPFFVIGTQNPIEQEGTYKLPEAQLDRFLFKLHVDYPDLNNEVAILQRFKGDFQQKKTETVNSVVHAHDIEKCLSIIEKVHIKDELITYIATIVHQTRNNGNLFIGASPRASMAILKTSKAIAALKGRDFVTPDDIQLVCYPVLSHRIILSPEKEMEGITIQHVIREMIKEIEVPR
- a CDS encoding NUDIX hydrolase; this translates as MNTRIYLNDKFLEFVSLGTQPSQDQSIKLDESEESEKKLKQIIENFTDETQKNSVFISGLAFEKAFPILKKSLHYIEAAGGFIEKNNEFLFIRRHNRWDLPKGKLEKGETIEEAAVRECEEECAIKNLTLKKQLPSSFHIYQYKKGYAIKQSYWFYMTTDYSEKLIPQAEESITEVRWCSREEIESSILKDTYYTISDVTREGLKK
- a CDS encoding DUF58 domain-containing protein, translating into MKVFKSLYLTDRVFYALGTCIFLFFVSFVYAVVFYIALFLLFAFCMAVLADLVFLYKSTLVSAARNVASVLSLSDKNKVILTVTNLSGRFIDLKIIDEIPYQFNERDFKVHVRLEKEKTETINYHVKPLVRGEYLFGDINVFVKTKIGLVYKKETTEAEKLVAVYPSIIQMSQQELVAMNHPSFVQGENKNRKLGQSYEFDQIKVYVPGDDTRHINWKASSTLNELMVNNYEDERSQQIYSIIDKSRVMKMPFNGLTLMDYAINASLAFSNIVLKKQDKAGLIIFSKGIGGLLKADRGPRHLKKIMYALYKEKYDYSEANYEALYSTIRKTIPNRSLLFLYTNFDSIYALERNIRVLRLINKNHLLVVVFFENEELEAYTKTEASDLLDIYQLTIARKFIFEKRQIFKELQKHGIQAIKCTPENLSVSAINKYLELKNRGLI